The Anopheles moucheti chromosome 3, idAnoMoucSN_F20_07, whole genome shotgun sequence genome contains the following window.
ATTAGGCATATCCTCCATTATTTCATTTAAGtaaaattctttaaaacaaattaatataCACTCGTGGTATCAATGGGGAATTACTTACTTTAggaacaattttaaacaataaattaagtgACACTCGTGGTATACAGCTCTATCAACAATCAaaagcattttgttttgttaattatataaaattctaaaataattattttttgcgTTTATTAAGTTTCTCGAAAAAGTATTATATCAACTTTGAAAAGTCATCACATGAAAATAACTTTGAGTTGAGGCAACGTATTAATAGCAGGCAAAACTAGAAGAGTTAAAATAACTTTGATCAGAACATTGCATCAATATTGGATAACGTTATCATAACTTAACGAACCTCCAAAGTTCCATGGCTATACGGGATGCCGGTTGGCTGGATATGAGTTAAGCTTTCGCTTTGAATGGTTTGATTGGCAAACATTAATATAAAAACTAAAGATTTTCCCTTTCAATGCCAAATATGGATCCATCCCTAATCCCCATCGGATCCAATACCTATAAAATCTCAATCGGATCGAATCCCTGGATCGAATTCTTTTAGAATCTGTCATTTGAGATTTGATACGATTGAATCCTCCAAGGGAACGGATCGTCGAATCTTCCAAATCCCAATCTTCCGAAGGTTACAATGCGGAAAGAATATTGCACAAAATAGGGAATAACATCGATACAATCATAACGAATAACGAAGAAATAGAAcgaaatgttttcaaattcTTAAAACCTAAAAGTATGTACAAAGAAATTTAATAGGGTAATAATTGTAGTCATTAAGAGAATGAGAAAATTAAGGAATCTCCAATATGATGTACGTTTATATGTATGAAGTAAAGAGGCGAATGTCAGCCAATAGGTTCAAAGTAtctttaaaatgaatttaaataaattatacatatTCGGCTAAAGGATATTAgctttttatacattttctcAACTATAAAGGAAAgtaatttaataaatgttCCAtctcttaaaatttaaaattggtCTGAGAGCAAccccaaacagcaaaaattgtggaaattaCAAGCATTAATCATAAATGCATATTATTAACAGAAATAATCAAAGAAAGAATCATAATACTACCCACATTCAATAAGTTATGCAACCCAGAACTGAATAACATTAAAAGAAAAGTTAAATGCCAAATTATGGCAGTGATAATTAGTAGTTATGTAATAGTATTATTAGATAAGGAAACAACTAGAGTcttgaataaaattttattgaaaataacGGTAATGTAAAATTAAGTATCGTAGAAATAAGATGTTATGtgggaattatttttatagaagaaaaattacattGGATATATGTGAATACATGTATTCTTTTAGTGTTTATGAATGTATCCGAGAAACTGTTACGCAATCTTTCAATATTACCATAGTTAtaaaaaaactgaaataaataaacataaaacagtcACATTTAAACGATTGTGACGATACCGGTGGACAACGCTTATCACGCAGCAGCATTAATATGATGACCTTTCGCTGATTGTCATTTAATCTACCACATGATGTATTAATAAGCGATGCTAATTCCCACCATGCCACATTTCAACCAAACGCAAGTGTTCTCAGATCGACCggtccaaacaaaaaaaaaagaaggaacgaACACCTTCTTGTGAAACCACTTTTGGAAACCATCGCTTTTGGGTCCGAACGAAGTTCCACACGCCACCTGTGCAGCCCATCTAGAACGGGGCCCCGTAAATAGGGTAGGGAAAACttcaggaaaacaaaaaaaccgcacCTCAACCGATATATAAAGCCGTCCAACGATTGTGTCCCCATGTCGGGGTCTTGTGGGGTCATAACTTTAATTTCGGCTAATGCGTATGCTAATGAGAAGCGATTTTATCAATGAAACGGAACGTGTCAACCGGAAGGGGGTGGAGGAGGGTTGAACAAGCACGGTGTTCCTGCGATCCAGCCGCCAAATTGCATTGGATCGGTTTTTGGATCGTTTTGTAGACATTGTGGCCCCAGTAACGCTCGATGGCCGTGTTGCCAATCTCGTTGCTTCGTTCATTTTTGCGACACATCGTTCCACGCCAAAACCACAAAGAATACCAGCGAAAATACACcccaccaaccaaaaaaaaacaacaacgaaacaatcgAACACCAGGAAGGAAACCGGTGTGTCCTGCATTAAAAACCGCCGCCCAGGACGACCAGAAATATCGTCCGTAGGCGaatcaaaaataaaaggaaaaacaaacagcagaaCCAACATACGACACCCCGTGTGTGCCGTACGATGCTGCAGCCCGGGAGTTGTTCTTGGTGCTGCGATCGAACGCGAATGATGTCGCTCTTGGGGGAAATAAAATTTGACACAAGATTCTGGCAGCGAAAATTTGCATAAGATATGGAGCCTGGCGGCTCGGTGTGGTTTAGTCCAGGCGCGTATATAAAGCGACCTGATGCACAGGTTGGGCCAACGAGTTGTGTTCCTAACCTTCGACCAGCAACAACCGGCAAACGTCCTGCAAACGCCCATCTCACCATGAAGACTCTGCTCGTATTTGCCCTGatcgccatcgtggccgctgcCCCCAACCAGAACGCCAAGACGCTGCGGTACGAGAACGTGCAGGATGGTGATTCTAGCTACAAGTTTGCGTAAGTATTTCACCACCGTTGCGGCTGGGAGTTGCCGCTTAATCACTCTAATTAATCACTCGGGTGTGATTGCACCGACAGGTTCGAGTCTGACGATGGCATTTCGCGCCAGGAGCAGGGTGAGCTGAAGACCGAAGAGGAGGGCATGAACGTGCAGGGTAACTTCAAGTTCGTCGCCGATGATGGTCAGGAGTATGTGGTGCAATACGTGGCCGACAGCCAGGGCTTCCACCCGGAGGGTGACCACATCCCGAAGGAGTACGTCGAGAATGTACCCAGCCTTTAAAGGACGGCCGCTGAGGTGCTAGCCACCAGCTGAGTTAGAGTTTATCGTGATAAAATCTGTTTCGACCACAAATATAGATTGCTctgttgttctgtttttgaGGGCAACGGAAACTAATGCCTAAATTGTTTTCCTGCATATTTATTCAGGATAATGAAAGAATATTCATATCAGCTTGGGTTAAAACTAAGATTTGGACTAGATAATTACAAAATTCAAATCAGATTCCACCATGCAATCAAGCATCCTACATCATCTGCGGACATCAATAAGCATTAGAATGATTATATATGACCACTGAATACATTATCAACAGGAAATCTCACTGAAAAACCAACGCTACGAAGATTTTACACGATCGCAACAAACTTCCGCTGTGTGCGGTagtattttgtttgcttgcttgccAAATCTAGTCATCATTAAATACAGGGTTAACgaaagttgacaaaatgctgacaaatttgtcaagtgataaaatcagcttgtcaactgtgttgacgcgcacacaattgttttcagatttccgataccaggagagcatgttttaaaaggtgacacctgcatCGTGGAATAagtttgcccatcactattgcattgcatattatcaaacctgtgagagcgatcgctagtgtaaggcagatcgatgaaacggaaagcatccttcatctcgctcaaactttccgtcggctggtacgaaattccatacaaaaccagctgttttcagattgccgataccaggaaagcatccacggaagaggtagcatctagtacagcaattttgctagaaaCCGCCTAacttaaacactaactttcccgttgatcgtgaaaaatttcttcgaaaactaccagttttcgaatgtatagtaccaggagagcatccacagaagaggtagcacctggtaattttgcccgaaaaccgcagaaagatatgcaatgtttatacactaactttccatacaaaccagctgttttcggattgccgataccaggagggcatgtttgtcaagaggtgacacctagtaccagccgagcaaatcacgcgcttcccggtagttgcaatcccaagttgttgcatgaaagatgttgcatgccagatgttgcgcaacatatgttgcgcgacatatgttgcatgtcagatggtgtgcaacatatgttgcgcaacatgtgttgtgcaacatgtgttgtgcaacatcctggtactcggctggtaccaggtgttacctcttgaaaaacatgctcccctggtatcggcaatctgcaaatagctggtttgtatggaaagttagtgtttaaacattgcatacctttcggcggttttcgggcaaaattaccaggtgctacctcttccgtggtatgctctcctggtactaaacattcgaaagctggtagtttttgaagcagtttttcggtggttttcgagcaaaattgctgtactaggtgctacctcttccgtggtatgctctcctggtactaaacattcgaaagctggtaggttttgaagcagtttttcggtgtttttcgagcaaaattgctgtacaaggtgctacctcttccgtggtatgctctcctggtactaaacattcgaaaactggtagtttttgaagcagttttgcggtggttttcaagaaaaattgtggtactaggtgctacctctttcgtggatgctctcctggtactacacattcggaaactggtagttttcgaacaattttttctcgaccaacgggaaagttagtgtttaaacattgcatacctttaggcggttttcgatcaaaattgctgcacctcttccgtggatgctctcctggtatcggaaatctgaaaacagctggtttgtatggaatataacttatttcatatttttgttcatttttgtgTACATATTAATAGATATgattaaaaatgataaaatataagttatagttcattcaaaaatcaagcttatgtactttaaatgcaaaataaaatataattttccgattaaaaataatattaacataatgcCTTAATTAGCAAGCGGTGCAAAATTTTGATAGCTTTTTGTCGTgaattttctacaaaatgaagtgtgacaaaagctcacaaaTAGTGACAAAAGCATCGTTTCGACCAAtttgtcagctctcgtggccctgcacctattgaCGACAATCAACATCGTGGCGgatttttgcacatttttgaACGATCCCAAAATGTCTAATAAGCACACACAAGGCTGTTTCAATGCAGAACGGCTGTGAGCTCAATATTTGATATTGCTTTGTGTTGCGAGTTCCTCAAGATCAGCGAGTTGGGACGTTTGATTTTCGCTCCTGAAGTAGGATGTGCTTGATTAACAAATATTCAGGTGAATCAAATATTCTTGTTTCTGCTAAAgttatcggttttttttgggtcgGATTTGAATATCCTTCTAACGTTTCTGGAAAATTCGTTGGAAGTAACATAATCAGCAACCTATTCGCTAATACTTCCGTTTATGGATCAACAATCACAGACTGGAAGCAAGGGGGTATATTCGAAACATCTTGCAGAAAGCTTTACTACCTTACCCAAGCTACACCATAAAATGCGGTAACATTAAtgtacactcacacacatatgcagtacgatgatgatgatgagagcAAATATAGCTTGATTCGTCGTTCGCTGGTCGGCACCGGTACCACGGCACAGGGTACATGATTGGAAAGGGGTCTCTCACTGGCAAAATTTGAATCACAAATTTGGCGGACCTTGAACGCGGTCTAGGTTTTTTGAAGTCTCCCATGGTGCCGGGAGCGCGTGTTCTTCGTCAGTTGATTCCCTTTCCCCCGGGCTGCTAGGATCTTGATTATTTCCCCGATTCTTTCTTCCAGTGGGAAAACAGGTTTTCCCCACTGTGAAATCGTCCATTTTTCTTCACCACACGGGCCGGGTGCGTCGATCATCGGTCGCGAACGTGCCAAACATAGATGTGATGTTAATTTTAACATTTGAATATGGtctaaaattaaacacaaacaTCCATGTCCACCCATGGGAAGATGGCGGAACCGGTAGAACTACCTGCAGCAGACCTTACGAACTCACACCGAACGGATGATCTTTCATCGAAAAAATCCCCATTAAAGTTCTCGAGCTCATGCTCACAAACATTATGGGTCCGTCTAACCGGTTCGAAGGAGGGCGCGGTTGTGCAGAACTGAGATGATCCGAAAAAGCGAAACGGCCATGTCGAGCTAAGTTTCAAACGCTAGGACCAGTTTTCCCTTTCGTTAATTTCCGGATCCACTCGGTTCCACGCAACCCTTTTCGGGCGGTAGCAGAACGAGATGGATGCTTTTGGTGAAAAAGGCCATCAACTATCTGGACCACATTTTAGGGTGGGTATCCGACGATGGTCTCGAGCCGCGTTGATCATGTGAAGACGTCGTGACGTTTAGAGGTCGCAGGCTTTAAAGGGCCAAAACGGACATCTACCGTGGATGTGTTCCAAACCAATAGCGAGATGATGCCAGAGGTGAATGATAGATGCGGTTGATAAGCGAGGTTAAAGCTACGTTGATTCAAGGTCACCagcagaagagaaaaaatatatGGTCCGTCTTGGAAAGTGTAGTGCCACCAGGCTCGGTGATAACCGACCATATGCAACTGGTGTGTGGTGTCGTACCGTGTTGCGGGCATGAGTGCAGGCATGGTTGGGGCTGCTGCGATGCTGCGATGCTTCAATTTATGCTAATCGGATTAAGCGATTCAAAGCCGGGGTGGTCAGCTTTGAACGGGACAGGTGGACTCATGAGTACATTTTTATGTTCGCGACTAGCGCACCAGCGCCCAGtcgcatccacggaagaaggaGCGGCACTCGCGTTGCCGCGAAGGAGCAATAATCCAGCAAGCATAAAATATCGCCATCTTAGCGGCGGCAGATAATCTTCAAACGCCTGTTAACAAATATCGCTTAAAGTAGCTTAGCAAGACAATTTTACACCAGCGCATTAGAAACATGTGCGAATGTTTGCGAAAAGCAGAACCTAATGTGgtatgtgatatgtgatattggAGTAGCATATtcaacttttctttttcagAGAAGTTGTTCTTTAGTTCTTCAAAGAAAGCTTCGACCATTGCTACCAAAATTTGACTGTTTTGATTGAAAGTACTTtagtttaaatatatttaacacTGAACTAATACaaataatttgaaaaagaataatttaaatataattataatatcGATAGATCTGTcacattaatttataaaaagaaTTTCATACGCTGTTATTAAACTGCCAactattttgatttttttgccAGGATCTACAAACCCCagcaaaaatagaataatatACATAAGTTGTACCATATAAAGAAGCTAAAATCTTTTCAAAAACTCAAaccaaaatagaaaatttcatattgtatttttaaatttaaaacaattcatataaaaacaatcacaGCAAAAAGTAGTAGCAATATTTACTAATTCACTTAAGTTATCCAATAATATTCAGTTAccttaaatttaataattctCAATTAAAGTCATTACCAACACCAAACCATTTGCATCGGCATCATCTGTTTTATCAATTAAAAATACCGCGAAACCCCCAAAAGAAGCCACTCGATCATGAACTTTCGTCGATGATGTTTGCTATCTGCAAATATTGCCTGGAAACTAATGAGCGTTAGTGGCATTTCAAATATTCGACCCTCttcaaatacaataaaaatcgCGCGCACAATCTAGTATCCACCTGCCACAGCAACCGGAGTGCCGGATCAGATCTGGCAAGATCACACCATGCCATTGACACCTAAGCGAATGATCTGCACATACAACCTAGAGCATCCTATATCCCTGCTCCCAGAGCATTGTACATGTCTTCCGAAAATCGATAGTTTTACgacattgttgtttttttcctcccccccgGGGGAAGATCACTTCACGcattttttgaaacaaaaagtcCATCGTAGCACGCTAAGAAGAAAGAAACGCAAACGGCAGAGAGCGAGATAGATAGGGAATCTGGTGTACGTGTGGGGATGACAAGACCCGACCCGACCGTATGAAGATTCTTCCCCCAAAACTGCACAGATGCCGGATTACGCGTATGGATgattgtatttaaattttgacCGCTAAGGTTTGTACCCGCCCCAAACACGGAGCTTACACACCTATAcattcgcgcacacacacaaacgcacacgtgCGATTACGGTAGATCACACACACTCGAACCGTTTCTGCTCATCCCTACCCGGTAGATCATACGAGGGGGATGTTACCGAGCGCTTCCACCAGGATACAACGGCACGCACCGTCGGTGCGGTGCGGATGAACGATGGGCGAGCGTGTATAAAAGAGCTTTGCAGATCGGTTATCGGCATCAGTTGTCGCTTGTCCATCTAATCAGTTATCAGCTCCGCCGAGCCGAGTTACCGTACCGTTCTCGAACAATCTCTCGAACACAAAACCCAACCAAAAACTCACAATGAAAACCATCATTGCTTTCGCTTTCGTCGTCGCCCTGGCCCTGGCTGCTCCCCTGGATGACTCCAAGAACGCCCAGATCCTGAAGTACGAGAACGATAACATCGGTGTCGATGGATACAAGTTCGCGTAAGTGTCCAGTGGTTTCTCTACACGCCCTTGACGCACCAGTGTGTTGGCAGtgaaaacgaaagacttcaaccaGTGTAGCgtacaagcgacgaacccttccTCGGTTGGGCATGAATTTGTGCGGCAGTGTAGTTTTCTTTGGCGGTTGTGTGAATACGTTAATTACTTGCGACATCAATGATTGTGCTTCCCTGCGCATACGCACGCACCCGATGTGGGCTAAAATCTAGACCAATTGCACGGCTCACGAtcacgtttgtttgttcattataTGATCGGTTGCATCCTCACTGTTAACGGGggagcttttgtttgtttgcccatTTTGCCGCCATTCAACCGTACTCGGTGCGCGTTAAGCAATGGCTCCTCACCCCCATTAGCGGTCACACGGCAGCGGTGCCCTTTTCTGTTCATCAATATTGATTTTTGGAAGATAAAATTTTGAAACCGTTCTCCCGTTCGCTTCAATCTCCCCCCTTCCGACAGCTTCGAAACCAGCGATGGACACACGCGCCAGGAGCAGGCCGAACTGAGGAAGCTGGCCGATGATGTGGAGGCTCTGGTCGTCCGTGGATCGTACTCGTTCACCGCCGATGACGGTCAGGTGTACACCGTCAACTACGTCGCCGACGAGAACGGATTCCAGCCGGAAGGTGCCCATCTGCCCACGGTCTAAGGGTTTCCACCGGACCAAGGTTAACGCCACtaaacaaacaccaaacaccatTTAAAGCTAAAGCGGGTCCGCCACCGTTACGAATGATGTAATGGTTGGTGGACGCCAAAAACGAACACCACAGCTCGTGAACCGGACGGAAACAAAATCATCCGTTCGACAAGAACACCCGGTACAAGCGAAATGGTTCACGGGccgtttaaaacattttttctgCACGCTATCGAACACACTCAACCTCCAACGAATCTTCGTTCGTAATTAATGTCCAGTGTACATTTTCGTGTTTAAAATATCGTTGTTTTAATCTCCTTTCTCTAAGTATAATTCTTACAACAACCAACGAGATGGCGCGTTCGTCACGGCGTCACGTGAAACAAAGTTACCTTTTCGGGAATGGCCAAGCATAAGTTGTTTTGGTGCAATTCTTTTCAACCCGAGCGAAAAGCGAAAACGAGACCATAGTCTTACGGTCTGGAGGAAGACTGCAGCACATACTGAAAAATACTCACACCCGCGGTCACATTCGCTCGGAACAAACAAATGCCATACATAGAATTTGTAATTACACCTACTCAAATACAGCTATTggggagaaacaaaaaaaaatgttacaaatgtTCCTTTGTTCTTATATCATCCGAAAAAAACGGAGAAGAGAGTCCTACGACATCTCAGCTGTCAATTCGTCCCTCTAGCCCTTTGCCCGAATTGCTTTTCTTCTCTGCATCCGATCGTCCAGTGTAAGTCAACAAACCACGCGGTTAATTGCTCAACGGATCTCGAATTTTAAATTCCTATGTCCAAACCCTTGCCCACTAGGACCGAATAATTAACTCTTTTTCACATACCGAACTTTACCGAAAAACCCACCGAACGCCTTCACACTTTAAGAGCTGTGAATTAAACAGCACCGTGATTTACATAAATCGTTATCATAATAACTTTATGAGAAAGATCGGTTGATGATACGCGGGAACAAAACCGTGTGTTGCTGTGGCTCGAAATGAAATCGGTTCGGTCGGATGCTGTCGAAGGGGTTGCggccgttcgtgtgtgtgtgtttgtttttagttcaAGGTAATACAAGGCCATCAAATGATGTGCCTTTTGATGGTTAAAGATTTAATGAATCGTCGGACGACTCACGCTTAATGATATGCAGTTTAACCGTTTTCGACCATATTTAGTGTCAGCTAGGGGAAGAAATATTATTAAAGGATATTAATGCAGTATGTATATGGGCGCTTCTTTCTAAATTCAATGACAGGTGATGAAGCATAGGTCATAAAACTTTGTGCAATGTTTACAAACTGTGTCAAGCGGATAGTTTACACAACATTTAagaatacaatacaatattaTGCGATACTCTATAGCGCCGGATTACTAAGTGATTTGTGTAAAATGAActgtttcaaacattttttccTAAATCATAAATACTAAAGATGCCATGAaggtttattaaaattatgatCACTACTAACATTTTAAGCAAAGGTTCACAGGGACATAA
Protein-coding sequences here:
- the LOC128304289 gene encoding larval cuticle protein 65Ag1-like, translated to MKTLLVFALIAIVAAAPNQNAKTLRYENVQDGDSSYKFAFESDDGISRQEQGELKTEEEGMNVQGNFKFVADDGQEYVVQYVADSQGFHPEGDHIPKEYVENVPSL